Proteins found in one Campylobacter lari genomic segment:
- a CDS encoding tetrahydrodipicolinate N-succinyltransferase N-terminal domain-containing protein, whose amino-acid sequence MPIESKEEFLNLIKQIEQRINYKKPKAFAIARLDLSQVDPSKKLQANFGVINFEQNYAAAAVMFEAFFRRGVDVDFNESEFVATLIKEDLDFALECFAPFLQEQGHKNIEAIKAAKENFRENAFSFVCIFEDEAPKSLESVYLKLYLLSNKKVPLRSLNLTGAFGILPNVAWSDNKPIDLDFLRENEIDLKMSGRYPRIDYVDKFPRFLAHVIPEDNTRILESSKVRMGAVLAAGTTIMPGAAYVNFNAGTTGACMVEGRISSSAVVGEGSDVGGGASILGVLSGTSGNAISIGKACLLGANSVTGIPLGDNCIVDAGIAVLEGTKFALKNKEELQKINPDFKFDKDIYKGLELAGLNGLHFRQDSQSGVMIAALNKKAVKLNEDLH is encoded by the coding sequence ATGCCAATAGAAAGTAAAGAAGAATTTTTAAATTTAATCAAGCAAATCGAACAAAGGATTAATTATAAAAAGCCTAAAGCTTTTGCTATAGCAAGACTTGATCTAAGTCAAGTTGATCCTAGTAAAAAACTTCAAGCTAATTTTGGTGTGATTAATTTTGAGCAAAATTATGCTGCTGCAGCTGTTATGTTTGAAGCTTTTTTTAGAAGAGGGGTTGATGTTGATTTTAATGAAAGTGAGTTTGTGGCTACTTTGATTAAAGAGGATTTGGATTTTGCACTTGAATGTTTTGCACCATTTTTACAAGAACAAGGCCATAAAAATATAGAAGCAATTAAAGCAGCAAAGGAAAATTTTAGAGAAAATGCTTTTTCCTTTGTTTGTATTTTTGAAGATGAAGCACCAAAAAGCTTAGAAAGTGTATATTTAAAACTTTACTTGCTTTCAAATAAAAAAGTACCTTTAAGAAGCTTAAATTTAACAGGTGCTTTTGGGATTTTACCAAATGTTGCATGGAGTGATAATAAGCCTATTGATTTAGACTTTTTAAGAGAAAATGAGATTGATTTAAAAATGAGTGGAAGATATCCAAGGATTGATTATGTAGATAAATTTCCAAGATTTTTAGCCCATGTTATTCCTGAGGATAATACTAGAATTTTAGAAAGTTCTAAAGTAAGAATGGGTGCGGTTTTAGCTGCAGGTACTACTATAATGCCAGGGGCTGCTTATGTGAATTTTAACGCAGGAACAACGGGTGCTTGTATGGTAGAAGGGCGTATTAGTTCTTCAGCTGTTGTGGGCGAGGGCAGTGATGTAGGAGGCGGTGCTTCTATACTTGGTGTTTTAAGTGGTACAAGTGGCAATGCTATTAGCATTGGTAAAGCTTGTCTTTTGGGTGCAAATTCGGTTACGGGGATTCCTTTAGGCGATAATTGTATTGTTGATGCGGGTATTGCTGTCTTAGAAGGGACTAAATTTGCTTTAAAAAATAAAGAAGAACTTCAAAAAATCAATCCTGATTTTAAATTTGATAAAGATATATATAAAGGTCTAGAATTAGCAGGATTAAATGGCTTACATTTTAGACAAGATTCTCAAAGCGGAGTGATGATAGCAGCTTTAAACAAAAAAGCAGTGAAGCTTAATGAGGATTTACATTAA
- a CDS encoding alpha/beta fold hydrolase, with protein sequence MFFDLQSFIALSQKTNLTSQEKLLLLKLYAHFEKNINLLQKLYDCSLVAYCANVYLNQSLQKEGLQKYKAIIKALTNPFYKKEKIPVGGLNNAFLALKFLKNYEILEHINETHPQSKMGFRASFIYDKKRKNYILAFAGSDLNPLCFDFKDFYSDFLILLNKTPKRQIQSMQYFYNQLKQKYTIDKNLIIIGHSLGGYLAQTFARTFPSAVKEVYAFQAPGLKQNFKNHSYINFHINTTHNLNFKTYKWWNFNFVQKLYKKDSKEILLHTGSIKHHPSVCIYKLHELFKILNP encoded by the coding sequence ATGTTTTTTGACTTGCAAAGCTTTATTGCTTTAAGTCAAAAAACAAATTTAACTTCCCAAGAAAAACTACTCTTATTAAAACTCTATGCTCATTTTGAAAAAAATATCAATTTATTGCAAAAATTATATGATTGTAGTTTGGTAGCTTATTGTGCTAATGTATATTTAAACCAAAGCCTACAAAAAGAAGGTTTGCAAAAATACAAAGCCATTATAAAAGCTTTAACTAATCCTTTTTATAAAAAAGAAAAAATCCCCGTAGGTGGTTTAAACAATGCATTTTTAGCTTTAAAATTTTTAAAAAATTATGAAATACTCGAGCACATCAACGAAACACACCCTCAATCTAAAATGGGTTTTAGAGCTAGTTTTATTTATGATAAAAAAAGAAAAAACTATATTTTAGCCTTTGCAGGAAGTGATTTAAATCCTTTGTGTTTTGATTTTAAAGATTTTTATAGCGATTTTTTGATTTTACTTAACAAAACCCCAAAAAGACAAATTCAATCCATGCAATATTTTTACAATCAACTCAAACAAAAATACACCATTGATAAAAATCTCATCATCATAGGACATTCTTTAGGAGGATATCTAGCTCAAACTTTTGCAAGAACCTTTCCTAGCGCGGTAAAAGAAGTCTATGCCTTTCAAGCACCTGGTTTAAAACAAAATTTCAAAAACCATTCTTATATAAATTTTCATATAAATACCACCCATAATTTAAATTTCAAAACTTACAAATGGTGGAATTTTAATTTTGTGCAAAAGCTTTATAAAAAAGATAGCAAAGAGATTTTACTACATACAGGAAGCATTAAACATCACCCTAGCGTGTGTATTTATAAACTGCATGAATTATTTAAAATTCTTAACCCATAA
- a CDS encoding Dps family protein — MSVTKQLLQLQADAHSLWIKFHNYHWNVKGLQFFSIHEYTEKAYEEMAELFDDCAERALQLGEKAIVCSNTLLENAKAPKVQKDCFTPVEVLELIREDYKYLLVEFKKLNEEAEKASDTTTAAFAQENIAKYEKALWMLNSTIQNTCSM, encoded by the coding sequence ATGTCAGTAACAAAACAATTATTACAATTACAAGCGGATGCTCATAGTTTATGGATTAAATTTCATAATTATCACTGGAATGTAAAAGGTTTACAGTTTTTCTCAATTCATGAATATACAGAAAAAGCTTATGAAGAAATGGCAGAACTTTTTGATGATTGCGCTGAGAGAGCTTTACAACTAGGAGAAAAAGCTATCGTTTGCTCAAACACTTTATTAGAAAATGCAAAAGCACCTAAGGTTCAAAAAGATTGCTTTACTCCAGTAGAAGTTTTAGAGCTTATTAGAGAAGATTATAAATATCTTTTGGTTGAATTTAAAAAACTAAATGAAGAAGCTGAAAAAGCAAGTGATACTACAACAGCAGCATTTGCTCAAGAAAATATTGCAAAATATGAAAAAGCTCTTTGGATGCTTAACTCAACTATCCAAAATACTTGCTCTATGTAA
- a CDS encoding glucose-6-phosphate isomerase: MLNNTLFFKTQDFKKITAYANRMNDELESGDIGYYHLVDTSFDLIKESKEFITTKTHIENIVLVGMGGSSCGVKALKELLFDQVEEKKLFIIDNTSSHTFTQTMQKINPQKTLFIIASKSGTTIEVISLFKLIIAHFDFKNENLHENFVFITDFESKLHKLGEELNIKCFFIPKNVGGRFSVLSAIGIVPLSFCGYDTKALLEGAKACYVDFFEKKCDQILQKAYHYCTHKSAHINVLFSYGDAFKGFNEWYIQLIAESLGKKQGFKRIGLTPIALIGARDQHSFLQLIMDGPKDKTVTFLKIKDSQKSPSIPNISFNHLQNCDFTNEVNLHDLLNAQCDATMHALIAENLSVDVIELEKLDAYHCGYLMYYYELFTSACGIMLGINTYDQPGVEVGKLILKNMLSK, encoded by the coding sequence ATGCTAAATAATACTTTATTTTTTAAAACTCAAGATTTTAAAAAAATCACCGCTTATGCAAATAGAATGAATGATGAGTTAGAAAGTGGCGATATAGGGTATTATCACTTAGTGGATACAAGCTTTGATTTAATCAAAGAAAGCAAAGAATTTATCACTACTAAAACTCATATAGAAAATATCGTTTTAGTAGGTATGGGTGGATCAAGTTGTGGAGTTAAAGCTTTAAAAGAGCTTTTATTTGATCAAGTAGAAGAAAAAAAACTTTTTATTATTGACAATACCTCCTCACATACTTTTACCCAAACTATGCAAAAAATAAACCCCCAAAAAACACTTTTCATCATAGCAAGTAAATCGGGTACAACTATAGAAGTAATTTCTTTATTTAAACTCATCATTGCTCATTTTGATTTTAAAAATGAAAATTTGCATGAAAACTTTGTTTTTATTACTGATTTTGAATCAAAACTTCATAAACTAGGTGAAGAATTAAACATAAAATGCTTTTTTATACCTAAAAATGTTGGAGGTAGATTTAGTGTTTTATCTGCTATTGGTATTGTTCCTTTGAGTTTTTGTGGGTATGATACTAAAGCCTTATTAGAAGGTGCAAAAGCTTGTTATGTGGATTTTTTTGAGAAAAAATGTGATCAAATTTTACAAAAGGCTTATCATTATTGCACGCATAAAAGTGCGCATATTAATGTGCTTTTTTCTTATGGAGATGCTTTTAAAGGTTTTAATGAATGGTATATTCAGCTAATTGCTGAAAGTCTAGGTAAAAAACAAGGCTTTAAACGTATAGGTTTAACTCCTATTGCTTTAATTGGCGCTAGAGATCAGCATAGCTTTTTACAACTTATCATGGATGGACCCAAAGATAAAACTGTTACTTTTTTAAAAATCAAAGATAGTCAAAAATCTCCTAGTATCCCAAATATAAGCTTTAATCATTTACAAAATTGTGATTTTACCAATGAAGTCAATTTACATGATCTTTTAAATGCTCAATGTGATGCAACCATGCATGCATTAATTGCTGAAAATTTAAGTGTTGATGTCATAGAACTTGAAAAATTAGATGCTTATCATTGTGGATATTTGATGTATTATTATGAGTTATTTACTTCTGCATGTGGTATTATGCTGGGAATTAATACTTATGATCAACCTGGTGTAGAAGTAGGAAAATTAATACTCAAAAATATGTTAAGTAAATAA
- the galU gene encoding UTP--glucose-1-phosphate uridylyltransferase GalU, with amino-acid sequence MLQTCIFPAAGYGTRFLPATKTLPKEMLPILTKPLIHYGVDEALEAGMETMGFVTGRGKRALEDYFDISYELEHQIAGTKKEYLLSEIRTLIDRCTFTFTRQNEMRGLGDAVLKAKPLVQDEAFGVILADDLCVNEDGVNVLAQMVKIYEKYRCSVIAVMEVEADQVSNYGVIAGNAVEEDLIMVNSMIEKPDPKDAPSNLAIIGRYILTPDIFGILENTKAGKNGEIQLTDALLSQATNNMVLAYKFKGKRFDCGSVEGFVEATNYFYEKSKNAK; translated from the coding sequence ATGCTTCAAACTTGTATTTTTCCTGCAGCAGGTTATGGTACTAGATTTTTACCTGCTACAAAAACCCTACCTAAAGAAATGCTACCTATACTAACTAAGCCTTTAATTCATTATGGTGTAGATGAGGCTTTAGAAGCTGGCATGGAAACTATGGGTTTTGTTACAGGGCGTGGAAAAAGAGCTTTGGAGGATTATTTTGATATTTCTTATGAACTTGAACATCAAATTGCGGGTACTAAAAAAGAATATCTTTTAAGTGAAATAAGAACACTCATAGATCGTTGCACTTTTACTTTTACAAGGCAAAATGAAATGAGAGGCTTAGGAGATGCGGTTTTAAAAGCAAAGCCTTTAGTGCAAGATGAAGCTTTTGGGGTAATTTTAGCAGATGATTTATGTGTAAATGAAGATGGGGTAAATGTCTTAGCTCAGATGGTAAAAATTTATGAAAAATACCGCTGCTCTGTTATAGCTGTAATGGAGGTTGAAGCTGATCAAGTCTCAAACTATGGGGTTATAGCTGGAAATGCTGTGGAAGAGGATTTAATCATGGTAAATTCTATGATAGAAAAACCTGATCCAAAAGATGCCCCAAGTAACTTAGCCATCATAGGAAGATACATTCTAACACCTGATATTTTTGGCATTTTAGAAAATACTAAAGCAGGTAAAAACGGAGAAATTCAACTTACCGATGCCTTGCTTTCACAAGCAACTAACAATATGGTTTTAGCTTATAAATTCAAAGGAAAAAGGTTTGATTGTGGAAGCGTAGAAGGCTTTGTGGAAGCGACAAATTATTTTTATGAGAAAAGTAAAAATGCTAAATAA
- a CDS encoding IMPACT family protein: MKTIDQIYQAKIEIKKSTFLSFLCPFEDFQTLMQKLRNEHLKAVHFVYAYRYLNEFDQIIEDKSDDGEPKGTSAMPCLNVLRGALLVNCAVIVVRYFGGIKLGTGGLVRAYSEATNEAILNATLLEFEAKNILNLNIPFHLYARFEHFLNKNNISYEKKFQENVELILSVNVKEEEKFKKFAKEFEFSGLVWK; encoded by the coding sequence ATGAAAACCATTGATCAAATTTATCAAGCAAAAATAGAAATTAAAAAATCAACTTTTTTGTCTTTTTTATGTCCTTTTGAAGATTTTCAAACTTTAATGCAAAAACTAAGAAATGAGCATTTAAAAGCTGTGCATTTTGTATATGCTTATAGGTATTTAAATGAATTTGATCAAATCATAGAAGATAAAAGCGATGATGGAGAGCCAAAAGGAACTTCTGCTATGCCTTGTTTGAATGTCTTAAGAGGGGCTTTGCTTGTTAATTGCGCGGTGATTGTGGTGCGTTATTTTGGAGGGATTAAACTTGGTACAGGTGGTCTTGTAAGAGCTTATAGTGAAGCTACAAATGAAGCTATTTTAAATGCAACGCTTTTAGAATTTGAAGCTAAAAATATTTTAAATTTAAATATTCCTTTTCACCTTTATGCAAGATTTGAGCATTTTTTAAATAAAAATAACATTTCATATGAAAAAAAATTTCAAGAAAATGTTGAATTGATTTTAAGTGTTAATGTAAAAGAAGAAGAGAAATTTAAAAAATTTGCAAAAGAGTTTGAATTTAGCGGACTTGTTTGGAAGTAA